One window of Xanthomonas sp. 10-10 genomic DNA carries:
- the tyrS gene encoding tyrosine--tRNA ligase — MATIEESLALIGRGADEILKPDQLEARLKSGVPLRVKAGFDPTAPDLHLGHTVLLNKMRQFQQLGHQVIFLIGDFTGMIGDPSGKNATRKPLSRDDVLANARTYEEQVFKILDRERTEVRFNSEWFGQMSAADMIKLSAQHTVARMLERDDFAKRFAGQQPIAIHEFLYPLVQGYDSVALKADVELGGTDQKFNLLMGRGLQEHYGQAPQVVLTMPLLEGLDGVAKMSKSLGNYIGINEPAIDIVTKTMKIGDELTWRWIDLLSFDIGVAEAVRLKEQVASGELHPRDVKLRLARELTARFHDAATAEQAIAGWHAVVTGQGDTSLLPLQEVVVPAEGLRIASLLTATGLTPSNSEANRKLKERAVKIDGEVIEDAGRVFAPGFEAVIQVGKRNFARVSLITG; from the coding sequence TTGGCCACTATTGAAGAATCCCTCGCACTCATCGGCCGTGGCGCCGACGAGATCCTCAAGCCCGATCAGCTCGAGGCCCGCCTGAAATCGGGCGTGCCGCTGCGGGTAAAGGCCGGGTTCGATCCCACCGCGCCGGATCTGCATCTGGGCCATACCGTACTGCTCAACAAGATGCGGCAGTTCCAGCAGCTAGGCCACCAGGTGATCTTCCTGATCGGCGACTTCACCGGCATGATCGGTGATCCGAGCGGCAAGAACGCCACCCGCAAGCCGCTCAGTCGCGACGATGTGCTGGCCAACGCGCGCACCTATGAAGAGCAGGTCTTCAAGATCCTGGATCGCGAACGCACCGAGGTACGTTTCAACTCCGAGTGGTTCGGCCAGATGAGCGCAGCGGACATGATCAAGCTGTCCGCGCAGCACACGGTGGCGCGCATGCTCGAACGCGACGATTTCGCCAAGCGCTTTGCCGGCCAGCAGCCGATCGCCATCCACGAATTCCTGTATCCGCTGGTCCAGGGCTACGACTCGGTGGCCTTGAAGGCGGACGTCGAACTGGGTGGCACCGATCAGAAGTTCAACCTGCTGATGGGGCGCGGCCTGCAGGAGCACTACGGCCAGGCTCCGCAGGTCGTGCTGACCATGCCGCTGCTGGAAGGCCTGGACGGGGTGGCCAAGATGTCCAAGTCGCTGGGCAACTACATTGGCATCAACGAGCCGGCCATCGACATCGTCACCAAAACCATGAAGATCGGCGACGAACTGACCTGGCGCTGGATCGATCTGTTGTCCTTCGACATCGGCGTGGCCGAAGCGGTTCGCCTGAAAGAACAGGTCGCCTCCGGTGAGCTGCACCCGCGCGATGTCAAATTACGCTTGGCGCGTGAACTCACCGCACGCTTCCACGATGCCGCCACTGCGGAGCAGGCAATCGCCGGCTGGCACGCCGTAGTGACAGGGCAGGGCGACACCAGCCTGTTGCCGCTGCAGGAGGTCGTGGTCCCCGCGGAGGGACTGCGGATTGCCAGTTTGCTGACGGCTACCGGACTCACGCCGAGCAATTCGGAGGCCAATCGCAAGCTCAAGGAGCGTGCAGTCAAGATTGACGGAGAGGTCATCGAGGATGCCGGTCGTGTGTTCGCTCCAGGATTCGAGGCAGTCATCCAGGTCGGCAAACGCAATTTCGCCCGCGTATCGTTGATCACCGGTTGA
- a CDS encoding M23 family metallopeptidase: protein MQNSEQGRARKRRFQERLHVLHDTALHRKLKQHLPAAFNDRWTRRHWIHASLFATIGAMVATIVPGFSNAIDTPLSSHSTLALPLPPLVPSRKQLAPSTEWEILQVKSGQTLSTLFGELGIPTAVMYQVLAHPGTKEALTKLRPGTEIAFDMPTPGELRALRFDRDDSHRVELRLLGDSVREKVTERATTTRTVVASGEISSSLYASAGKSGLSPAAVAIMTDEIFKYDIDFDKDLQPGDRFSVVMDETWREGERINTGDILAATFTTGGKTYTGFRFERAGKPAEYYDITGRPLKKSFIRMPVAYSRISSTFGARKHPVLGTMRMHKGVDYAAASGTPIMAAGDARVVFVGTQRGYGNVVILDHGRNYSTLYGHMSRFGKIKAGQRINQGTVIGYVGMTGLATGPHLHYEFRVAGQQRNPMSVTMPPPEPLQGAELAAFRAQTAPAMARIEGMEKMIYADAGKTAKGKPRG, encoded by the coding sequence ATGCAGAACTCAGAGCAGGGCCGTGCACGCAAGCGGCGCTTCCAAGAACGCCTCCACGTCCTCCACGACACTGCACTGCATCGCAAGCTCAAGCAGCACCTGCCGGCCGCATTCAATGACCGCTGGACGCGCCGTCACTGGATCCACGCCAGCTTGTTCGCGACCATCGGTGCGATGGTGGCGACGATCGTGCCAGGCTTTTCCAACGCCATCGACACCCCGCTCTCCAGCCATTCCACGCTGGCGTTGCCGTTGCCGCCACTGGTGCCCAGCCGCAAGCAGTTGGCGCCGAGCACGGAATGGGAAATCCTGCAGGTCAAGTCGGGGCAGACGCTGAGCACGTTGTTCGGGGAGTTGGGAATTCCGACCGCGGTGATGTATCAGGTGCTGGCGCATCCTGGCACCAAGGAGGCGTTGACCAAGCTGCGTCCGGGGACCGAGATTGCGTTCGACATGCCGACGCCGGGTGAGTTGCGGGCACTGCGCTTCGATCGTGACGACAGTCATCGGGTGGAATTGCGCCTGTTGGGCGACAGCGTGCGCGAGAAGGTGACCGAGCGTGCGACCACCACGCGCACCGTGGTGGCCAGCGGTGAAATCAGCAGCTCGCTGTACGCATCGGCCGGCAAGTCGGGGCTGTCGCCGGCCGCGGTGGCAATCATGACCGACGAGATCTTCAAGTACGACATCGACTTCGACAAGGATCTGCAGCCGGGCGACCGTTTCAGCGTGGTGATGGACGAGACCTGGCGCGAGGGCGAGCGGATCAACACCGGCGACATCCTGGCGGCGACCTTCACCACCGGCGGGAAGACCTATACCGGCTTCCGCTTCGAGCGCGCCGGCAAGCCGGCCGAGTACTACGACATCACCGGACGGCCGTTGAAGAAGAGCTTCATCCGCATGCCGGTGGCCTATAGCCGCATCAGCTCCACCTTCGGTGCACGCAAGCATCCGGTTCTGGGCACGATGCGCATGCACAAGGGTGTGGATTACGCGGCCGCATCGGGCACGCCGATCATGGCGGCCGGCGATGCGCGGGTGGTGTTCGTCGGCACCCAGCGCGGCTATGGCAATGTGGTGATCCTGGATCACGGCAGGAACTACAGCACGCTGTATGGGCACATGTCGCGCTTCGGCAAGATCAAGGCCGGGCAGCGCATCAATCAGGGCACGGTGATCGGCTATGTCGGCATGACCGGCCTGGCGACCGGCCCGCATCTGCACTACGAATTCCGCGTCGCCGGGCAGCAGCGCAACCCGATGTCGGTGACGATGCCGCCGCCGGAGCCGCTGCAAGGCGCCGAGTTGGCCGCCTTCCGTGCACAGACTGCACCGGCCATGGCGCGCATCGAAGGCATGGAAAAGATGATCTATGCCGATGCCGGCAAGACTGCCAAGGGCAAGCCGCGCGGTTGA
- a CDS encoding anhydro-N-acetylmuramic acid kinase, with the protein MTVPEHENSPLYLGLMSGTSADGIDAALVRFADDSHRRCELVAGMTVPWAPQLRETLVALGQGAETIAIDALGRLDAQVGLAFAAAANQLIDASGIARQRIRAIGSHGQTIRHRPNGDPAFTWQIGDASRIAEHTGLTTVADFRRRDVAAGGQGAPLMPAFHLAMLGAGDEDRAVLNLGGIGNLTLIPRDGTVLGFDTGPANALLDSWCQQHHGTAFDADGAFAASGQVDARLLQALLADPWFALAPPKSTGREQFHLAWVMQAMGDARLRPADVQATLLELTAATVADALLRLQPQTRRVLVCGGGVRNPVLMTRLAARLPGVVVESSARHGLDPDYLEAMGFAWLAAELLAGRPANLPSVTGAAGPRLLGAIHPA; encoded by the coding sequence ATGACCGTTCCGGAACACGAAAACTCCCCGCTCTATCTGGGCCTGATGTCGGGCACCAGCGCCGATGGCATCGATGCCGCGCTGGTACGTTTTGCCGATGACAGCCACCGACGCTGCGAACTGGTTGCAGGCATGACGGTGCCGTGGGCGCCGCAGCTGCGCGAGACGCTGGTTGCGCTGGGCCAGGGCGCCGAGACCATCGCCATCGATGCGCTGGGCCGGCTGGATGCGCAGGTGGGTCTGGCCTTTGCGGCTGCGGCCAATCAACTGATCGATGCCAGTGGCATTGCGCGACAGCGCATCCGCGCGATCGGCTCGCATGGGCAGACCATCCGCCACCGGCCGAACGGGGATCCGGCCTTTACCTGGCAGATCGGCGATGCCAGCCGGATCGCCGAGCACACCGGCCTGACCACGGTGGCCGATTTCCGCCGCCGCGATGTCGCTGCCGGTGGACAGGGCGCGCCGCTGATGCCGGCCTTTCATCTGGCGATGCTGGGGGCCGGCGATGAAGACCGCGCGGTGCTCAACCTGGGCGGCATCGGCAACCTGACGCTGATCCCGCGCGACGGCACAGTACTGGGCTTCGATACCGGCCCGGCCAACGCGCTGCTGGACAGCTGGTGCCAGCAGCATCACGGCACCGCGTTCGATGCCGACGGTGCGTTCGCGGCCAGTGGCCAGGTGGACGCGCGCCTGCTGCAGGCGTTGCTGGCCGACCCATGGTTTGCGCTGGCGCCGCCCAAGAGCACCGGGCGCGAGCAGTTCCACCTGGCCTGGGTGATGCAGGCGATGGGCGATGCGCGCCTGCGCCCGGCCGATGTGCAGGCGACCTTGCTGGAACTCACCGCAGCCACCGTGGCCGACGCCTTGCTGCGGCTGCAACCGCAGACCCGCCGCGTGCTGGTGTGCGGCGGCGGCGTGCGCAATCCGGTGCTGATGACTCGCCTGGCGGCGCGGCTGCCGGGGGTGGTGGTGGAATCCAGCGCGCGGCATGGGCTGGATCCGGATTATCTGGAAGCGATGGGGTTTGCCTGGCTGGCGGCCGAACTCCTGGCCGGGCGCCCGGCGAACCTGCCGTCGGTCACCGGCGCGGCGGGACCGCGGTTGCTGGGGGCGATCCATCCGGCATGA
- a CDS encoding MFS transporter: MSKPAPKYKGLRGIRQAFATPSAATMALLGFGSGLPFLLIASQTLSTRLRDVGLDLGSIGLISLASFFYLLKFLWAPLIDRYAFPITAFLGRRRSWLLVSQLGVTAGLFALAFSRPDMSVTGLVAWVLFASFWGATQDSVVDAYRIEIAPDTAQAALAATYTLGYRVGLILGGAGALYLAEYLNWTSAYLAMSALMLLPIITTLVCREPDRPLVTVVRRIDVAGAFWQPISSFFSSNGLVLGIVLLAFVGLFKFPDQVIGVMAGPFYLDSGYTKADIATVSKLFGVWMGIVGAFAGGAAVAAFGFRRMLLVAALGVALSNLAFLLMAQNPGKLWAFYAALSADNLFQGFAGTVLVAFMSSLTNRNFTATQYALLVSLANLPGKFAGGVSGFLVEATSYSTFFILSALTVVPTLALLAWLWPRLLAHDRQPD; encoded by the coding sequence ATGAGCAAGCCCGCACCCAAGTACAAAGGCCTGCGTGGCATCCGGCAAGCCTTCGCCACGCCATCGGCGGCGACCATGGCATTGCTGGGTTTCGGCAGCGGCCTGCCGTTCTTGCTGATCGCCTCGCAAACGCTGTCCACACGGTTGCGTGATGTCGGGCTGGACCTGGGCAGCATCGGCCTGATCAGCCTTGCCAGCTTCTTCTATCTGCTCAAGTTCCTGTGGGCGCCGCTGATCGACCGCTATGCGTTCCCGATCACCGCGTTTCTGGGCCGCCGGCGTTCCTGGCTGCTGGTCTCGCAACTCGGCGTCACCGCCGGCCTGTTCGCACTGGCGTTTTCGCGCCCGGACATGAGTGTCACCGGCCTGGTCGCCTGGGTGCTGTTCGCCTCGTTCTGGGGCGCCACCCAGGATTCGGTGGTGGATGCCTACCGCATCGAAATTGCCCCGGACACGGCGCAGGCGGCCTTGGCGGCGACCTACACCCTGGGCTATCGGGTCGGCCTGATCCTCGGTGGCGCCGGGGCGCTGTACCTGGCCGAATACCTCAACTGGACTTCGGCGTACCTGGCCATGTCGGCGCTGATGCTGCTGCCGATCATCACCACCCTGGTATGCCGCGAGCCGGACCGGCCGCTGGTCACGGTGGTGCGTCGCATCGACGTGGCCGGCGCATTCTGGCAGCCCATTTCCAGTTTCTTCTCCAGCAATGGACTGGTGCTGGGCATCGTCCTGCTGGCATTTGTCGGCCTGTTCAAGTTCCCGGATCAGGTGATCGGCGTGATGGCCGGGCCGTTCTATCTGGATTCTGGCTACACCAAGGCCGACATCGCCACCGTGTCCAAGCTGTTCGGTGTATGGATGGGCATCGTCGGCGCGTTCGCCGGCGGTGCGGCGGTGGCGGCGTTCGGTTTCCGTCGCATGCTGCTTGTGGCCGCCCTGGGCGTGGCGCTGTCCAACCTGGCGTTTTTGCTGATGGCGCAGAACCCTGGCAAATTGTGGGCGTTCTACGCCGCACTCAGTGCCGACAATCTGTTCCAGGGGTTCGCCGGTACCGTGCTGGTGGCCTTCATGTCATCGCTGACAAATCGCAATTTCACCGCCACTCAGTACGCCCTGCTGGTGTCGCTGGCCAATCTGCCGGGCAAATTCGCCGGCGGTGTGTCCGGGTTCCTGGTCGAGGCCACCTCCTACAGCACCTTCTTCATCCTCAGTGCCCTGACCGTGGTTCCCACGCTGGCCCTGCTCGCCTGGCTCTGGCCGCGCCTGCTGGCACACGACAGGCAACCGGATTGA
- a CDS encoding exodeoxyribonuclease III yields MRIISFNANGLRSAASKGFFDWFATQNADVLCIQETKAQEHQLAGPEFLPAGYKAWFRDASTKKGYSGVAIYAKQAPDEVRTALGWPEFDEEGRYIEARFGNLSVVSFYIPSGSSGELRQGYKFQVMEWLRPILDEWLASGRQYVLCGDWNIVRSALDIKNWKSNQKNSGCLPPERDWLNGLCADAASDASAADGRGWVDSYRVLHPQGEDYTWWSNRGAARANNVGWRIDYQLVTPGLRDALQACAIYREQRFSDHAPYVVDYAL; encoded by the coding sequence ATGCGCATCATCAGTTTCAACGCCAACGGCCTGCGCTCGGCCGCCAGCAAAGGCTTCTTCGATTGGTTCGCCACCCAGAACGCGGACGTGTTGTGCATCCAGGAGACCAAGGCGCAGGAACATCAGCTGGCCGGCCCGGAGTTCCTGCCTGCCGGCTACAAGGCCTGGTTTCGCGACGCCAGCACCAAGAAGGGCTATAGCGGCGTGGCGATCTATGCCAAGCAGGCGCCCGACGAAGTGCGCACCGCGCTGGGCTGGCCGGAGTTCGACGAAGAAGGCCGCTACATCGAAGCGCGTTTTGGAAACCTCAGCGTGGTGTCCTTCTATATCCCGTCCGGCTCCTCGGGCGAACTGCGCCAGGGCTACAAGTTCCAGGTGATGGAATGGCTGCGGCCGATCCTGGACGAATGGCTGGCCAGCGGCCGGCAGTACGTGCTGTGCGGCGACTGGAACATCGTGCGTTCGGCGCTGGACATCAAGAACTGGAAATCCAACCAGAAGAATTCCGGCTGCCTGCCGCCCGAGCGCGATTGGCTCAATGGCCTGTGCGCCGACGCGGCAAGCGACGCCAGCGCTGCCGATGGCCGTGGCTGGGTCGACAGCTACCGCGTCCTGCATCCGCAGGGCGAGGACTACACCTGGTGGAGCAACCGCGGCGCCGCGCGCGCCAACAATGTCGGTTGGCGCATCGACTACCAACTGGTCACCCCCGGCCTGCGCGACGCACTGCAGGCCTGCGCGATCTATCGCGAGCAGCGCTTCTCCGACCATGCACCGTATGTCGTGGATTACGCGCTGTGA
- the pyrE gene encoding orotate phosphoribosyltransferase, giving the protein MTDHRTRFLQLALGADALRFGEFTLKSGRLSPYFFNAGRFDSGAKTAQLAQCYADAIDAAGVDFDLLFGPAYKGIPLATALACAYAGRGRDLPLAFNRKEAKDHGEGGSLIGAPLAGRKVLIVDDVITAGTAIREALGIIRGAGGIPSGIVVALDRQEIASEQDRRSAAQAVAAEAGLAVIAVANLADLLAFAAGNADLVDYREPLLAYRGRYGTDTTG; this is encoded by the coding sequence ATGACCGATCACCGCACCCGCTTCCTGCAGCTGGCCCTGGGCGCCGATGCCCTACGCTTTGGCGAGTTCACGCTCAAGTCCGGGCGGCTCAGCCCGTACTTCTTCAACGCCGGGCGCTTCGATTCCGGGGCCAAGACCGCGCAGCTGGCGCAGTGCTATGCCGATGCGATCGATGCGGCCGGGGTGGACTTCGACCTGCTGTTCGGCCCGGCCTACAAGGGCATCCCGCTGGCGACGGCGCTGGCCTGTGCCTATGCCGGGCGCGGGCGCGATCTGCCGCTGGCGTTCAACCGCAAGGAGGCCAAGGACCATGGCGAGGGCGGCAGCCTGATCGGTGCGCCGCTGGCCGGGCGCAAGGTCCTGATCGTCGATGACGTGATCACCGCCGGCACCGCGATCCGCGAGGCGCTGGGCATCATCCGTGGCGCCGGCGGCATCCCGTCCGGGATCGTGGTGGCGCTGGACCGGCAGGAGATCGCCTCCGAGCAGGACCGCCGCTCGGCGGCGCAGGCAGTGGCGGCCGAGGCCGGCCTTGCGGTTATCGCGGTGGCCAACCTCGCCGACCTGCTTGCTTTTGCGGCAGGAAACGCCGACCTTGTCGACTACCGGGAACCGCTGCTGGCCTATCGTGGCCGCTACGGCACCGACACCACAGGCTGA
- a CDS encoding AAA family ATPase produces the protein MARIIAIANQKGGVGKTTTAVNLAAGLARAPKRVLLVDLDSQGNATMGSGIDKRDVAASTCDLLLGENTAAEIRVTAPEGFDLLPGNIDLTAAEIQLMDQGEREQRLKRALAPIRDEYDFILIDCPPALSLLTLNALTAADSIIVPMQCEYYALEGLTALLETIEALRANLNPALEIEGVLRTMFDIRNNLANAVSAELTEHFGDKVFRTIVPRNVRLAEAPSHGQSIVGYDRTSRGGVAYLGLAGEIVRRQNDRNKAVRPVETV, from the coding sequence ATGGCCCGGATCATCGCCATTGCCAACCAGAAAGGCGGCGTCGGCAAGACCACGACGGCAGTCAATCTGGCGGCCGGCCTGGCGCGCGCGCCCAAGCGTGTGTTGCTGGTGGATCTGGACTCGCAGGGCAACGCGACCATGGGCAGCGGCATCGACAAGCGCGATGTGGCCGCCTCCACCTGCGATCTGCTGCTGGGCGAGAACACCGCTGCCGAGATCCGGGTGACCGCGCCGGAAGGCTTCGACCTGCTGCCGGGCAACATCGACCTGACCGCGGCCGAGATCCAGTTGATGGACCAGGGCGAGCGCGAGCAGCGGCTCAAGCGCGCGCTGGCGCCGATCCGCGACGAGTACGACTTCATCCTGATCGACTGCCCGCCGGCGTTGTCGTTGCTGACGCTCAATGCCTTGACCGCGGCCGATTCGATCATCGTGCCGATGCAGTGCGAGTACTACGCGCTGGAAGGGCTGACCGCGCTGCTGGAGACGATCGAAGCGCTGCGCGCCAACCTCAACCCGGCGCTGGAAATCGAAGGCGTGCTGCGCACCATGTTCGATATCCGCAACAACCTGGCCAACGCGGTGTCGGCGGAGCTGACCGAGCATTTCGGCGACAAGGTGTTCCGCACCATCGTGCCGCGCAACGTGCGCCTGGCCGAGGCGCCCAGCCATGGCCAGAGCATCGTCGGTTACGACCGCACCTCGCGCGGTGGCGTGGCCTACCTGGGGCTGGCCGGCGAAATCGTGCGCCGCCAGAACGACCGCAACAAGGCCGTCCGGCCCGTGGAGACCGTCTGA
- a CDS encoding ParB/RepB/Spo0J family partition protein, which translates to MSKPPLAKKRGLGRGLEALLGPKGAAAAAAPEASSEDALQPGDTLRQLPVDQLQPGKYQPRREMDEVKLAELAESIKAQGVIQPIVARALAPGQFEIVAGERRWRASQLAGLSEVPVVVRELDDRTVIAMALIENIQREDLNPLEEAQALQRLIDEFSLTHAEAAEAVGRSRASVSNLLRLLELPVAIRVLLETRRLEMGHARALLTLAPELASKLAQEAADQGWSVREVEHRAQQFAAGKVPGSLRKGKPVTAAPQADIASLQTELSESLGTKVVFNHGRGGKGKLVIHYTDLDTLEGVLERLRTRKG; encoded by the coding sequence ATGAGCAAGCCGCCCCTGGCAAAGAAACGCGGCCTGGGCCGTGGCCTGGAAGCGCTGTTGGGACCGAAGGGCGCAGCAGCGGCAGCGGCACCTGAGGCAAGCAGCGAGGACGCGCTGCAGCCGGGCGATACCCTGCGCCAGTTGCCGGTGGACCAATTGCAGCCGGGCAAGTATCAACCGCGCCGCGAGATGGACGAGGTCAAGCTGGCCGAGCTGGCGGAGTCGATCAAGGCGCAGGGCGTGATTCAGCCGATCGTGGCGCGTGCGCTGGCGCCGGGGCAGTTCGAGATCGTGGCCGGCGAACGCCGCTGGCGCGCCTCGCAGCTGGCCGGGCTGAGCGAGGTGCCGGTGGTGGTGCGCGAGCTGGACGACCGCACCGTCATCGCGATGGCGCTGATCGAGAACATCCAGCGCGAAGACCTCAACCCGCTGGAAGAAGCGCAGGCGCTGCAGCGGCTGATCGACGAATTTTCGCTGACCCACGCCGAGGCCGCCGAAGCGGTGGGCCGCTCGCGTGCGTCGGTGTCCAACCTGCTGCGGCTGCTGGAATTGCCGGTGGCGATCCGGGTGCTGCTGGAAACCCGCCGCCTGGAAATGGGCCATGCGCGTGCGCTGCTCACCCTGGCGCCGGAGCTGGCCAGCAAGCTGGCGCAGGAAGCGGCCGACCAGGGTTGGTCGGTGCGCGAGGTCGAACACCGCGCGCAGCAGTTCGCCGCCGGCAAGGTGCCGGGCTCGCTGCGCAAGGGCAAGCCGGTGACCGCTGCACCGCAGGCCGATATCGCCTCGCTGCAGACCGAGCTGTCCGAATCGCTGGGCACCAAGGTGGTGTTCAACCATGGCCGCGGCGGCAAGGGCAAGCTGGTGATCCATTACACCGACCTGGATACCCTGGAAGGCGTGCTGGAACGCTTGCGCACCCGCAAGGGGTGA
- a CDS encoding SDR family NAD(P)-dependent oxidoreductase: protein MTILVTGAAGFIGAYTCRALAARGETVVGLDNYNSYYDPQLKRDRVAALCPQLDIRTLDLTDRDGLAALFEQIQPTRVVHLAAQAGVRYSLENPSAYVDSNLVGFVNMLELCRHRGVQHLVYASSSSVYGDSATPPFSEDQRVDQPRSLYAATKAANELMGYTYAQLYGLRATGLRFFTVYGPWGRPDMAPLIFSRAVLAGRPIEVFNHGRMQRDFTFVADIVAGVLGALDTPSDEAIPHRVFNLGNHTPVELEYFIDVIAQAAGRPAEKVYRPMQPGDMIRTMADTQRAQAAFGFDPATPVERGLPQVVDWCRSYFGERA, encoded by the coding sequence ATGACCATCCTCGTCACCGGCGCCGCCGGTTTCATCGGCGCCTACACCTGCCGCGCACTGGCTGCGCGTGGCGAGACCGTGGTGGGCCTGGACAACTACAACAGCTACTACGACCCCCAGCTCAAGCGCGACCGGGTGGCGGCGTTGTGCCCGCAGCTCGACATCCGCACGCTGGACCTGACCGACCGCGATGGCCTGGCGGCGCTGTTCGAACAGATCCAGCCTACCCGCGTGGTGCATCTGGCCGCGCAGGCCGGGGTGCGTTATTCGCTGGAAAACCCCTCTGCCTATGTCGACAGCAACCTGGTCGGCTTCGTCAACATGCTTGAGCTGTGCCGACACCGCGGCGTGCAGCACCTGGTGTATGCGTCCAGCAGCTCGGTCTACGGCGATTCGGCCACCCCGCCGTTTTCCGAGGACCAGCGGGTGGACCAGCCGCGTTCGTTGTACGCGGCCACCAAGGCGGCCAACGAATTGATGGGCTACACCTATGCGCAGCTGTACGGCCTGCGCGCCACCGGGCTGCGCTTTTTCACCGTGTACGGCCCGTGGGGCCGGCCGGACATGGCGCCGCTGATCTTCAGCCGCGCGGTGCTGGCTGGTCGCCCGATCGAGGTGTTCAACCACGGCAGGATGCAGCGCGACTTCACCTTCGTAGCCGACATCGTGGCCGGCGTGCTGGGCGCGCTGGACACGCCCAGCGATGAGGCGATCCCGCACCGGGTGTTCAATCTGGGCAACCACACTCCGGTGGAGCTGGAATATTTCATCGACGTGATCGCCCAGGCCGCCGGCCGCCCGGCCGAAAAGGTCTACCGGCCGATGCAACCGGGCGACATGATCCGCACCATGGCCGACACGCAGCGCGCGCAGGCAGCGTTCGGCTTCGATCCGGCCACCCCGGTGGAGCGCGGCCTGCCACAGGTGGTGGACTGGTGCCGCAGCTATTTCGGCGAGCGCGCCTGA
- a CDS encoding glycosyltransferase family 2 protein, producing MSQPQLSVVVPVFNERDNVPALVGEIVAALRGLVAFEIVYVDDHSRDDTLAVLQGLKATTPELRVLHHVTQSGQSTAVRSGVKAARASWIATLDGDGQNDPADIPKLLIARSQADAQVKLFAGWRVNRQDSGSKRWASKWANAIRSRMLQDNTPDTGCGIKLFEREAFLDLPYFDHMHRYLPALMQRAGWRTVSVPVNHRHRTAGVSKYNNLNRALVGIRDLRGVAWLITRSKRTAVEER from the coding sequence ATGAGCCAACCTCAGCTTTCCGTCGTCGTCCCGGTGTTCAACGAGCGCGATAACGTCCCCGCGCTGGTCGGCGAAATCGTCGCCGCCTTGCGTGGCCTGGTGGCCTTCGAGATCGTGTACGTCGACGACCATTCGCGCGACGACACCCTGGCGGTGCTGCAAGGCCTCAAGGCCACTACGCCGGAACTGCGGGTACTGCACCACGTCACCCAGAGCGGGCAGAGCACGGCGGTGCGCAGCGGGGTCAAGGCCGCACGCGCCAGCTGGATCGCCACGCTCGATGGCGATGGTCAGAACGATCCGGCCGACATCCCCAAGTTGCTGATCGCGCGCAGCCAGGCCGACGCGCAGGTCAAGTTGTTCGCCGGCTGGCGGGTCAACCGGCAGGATTCCGGGTCCAAGCGCTGGGCCAGCAAATGGGCCAACGCGATCCGCTCGCGCATGCTGCAGGACAATACGCCCGACACCGGTTGCGGCATCAAGCTGTTCGAGCGCGAGGCGTTTCTGGACCTGCCCTATTTCGACCACATGCACCGCTACCTGCCGGCCCTGATGCAGCGCGCCGGTTGGCGCACGGTGAGTGTGCCGGTCAACCACCGCCATCGCACCGCCGGCGTATCCAAGTACAACAATCTCAATCGCGCGTTGGTGGGCATCCGCGACCTGCGCGGGGTGGCGTGGCTGATCACCCGCAGCAAGCGCACCGCGGTGGAGGAACGTTGA
- a CDS encoding lipid-A-disaccharide synthase N-terminal domain-containing protein — protein METSLLDQQLTWLYWTGIHVTGWKLIGYVGALMFGGRWLVQFVASKRAGKPVIPRLFWYMSVVGSLMTLSYFVFSAKQDSVGVLQNLFPAFTAFYSLYLDVKHRGWKRDRAEH, from the coding sequence ATGGAAACGAGCCTGCTGGATCAGCAACTGACCTGGCTGTACTGGACCGGCATCCATGTCACCGGCTGGAAGTTGATCGGCTATGTGGGTGCGCTGATGTTCGGGGGGCGCTGGCTGGTGCAGTTCGTCGCCTCCAAGCGCGCTGGCAAGCCGGTGATCCCGCGGTTGTTCTGGTACATGAGCGTGGTCGGCAGCCTGATGACGCTGAGCTACTTCGTGTTCTCGGCCAAGCAGGATTCGGTGGGCGTGCTGCAGAACCTGTTCCCGGCGTTTACCGCCTTCTACAGCCTGTATCTGGATGTGAAGCATCGCGGCTGGAAGCGGGACCGGGCGGAGCATTGA